One genomic region from Sulfuriflexus mobilis encodes:
- a CDS encoding response regulator: protein MTDKHLILYVEDNPANMRLVDQILKQFPSVELAGAETAEDGIEMAVNSQPALILMDINLPGMDGYQALEELRKCTETRHIPVVAISANAMSSDVQRGLDMGFDGYLTKPLNLQEFMSMIRMQLQLD from the coding sequence ATGACCGATAAGCACTTGATTTTATACGTCGAGGACAACCCGGCGAACATGCGTCTTGTGGATCAAATCCTCAAGCAGTTCCCCAGTGTGGAATTGGCAGGTGCTGAAACGGCGGAAGATGGCATTGAGATGGCCGTAAACAGTCAGCCCGCCTTGATCCTTATGGATATCAACCTGCCGGGCATGGACGGTTACCAGGCATTGGAAGAATTGAGAAAGTGCACAGAGACCCGACACATTCCGGTGGTGGCCATCAGTGCGAACGCCATGAGTAGTGATGTGCAACGAGGACTGGACATGGGCTTTGACGGCTATTTGACCAAGCCGCTCAACCTGCAGGAATTTATGTCCATGATCCGCATGCAACTCCAACTCGACTGA
- the rlmKL gene encoding bifunctional 23S rRNA (guanine(2069)-N(7))-methyltransferase RlmK/23S rRNA (guanine(2445)-N(2))-methyltransferase RlmL, with product MKIFVSAPRGTIRLLKRECQDCGATEVTSVPGGLDCEVTREALYRICLWSRVANRVFLPIDSFKAETTDALYAGARQIEWDKIFPVSTRFAVDCTLVQADIDHSHFAALRVKDAIVDFFRDKYDERPSVDTEQPDIRINVFIKRKSAQVALDMSGGSLHRRGYREAGGEAPLKENLAAALLMFAGWPKQQALFDPMCGSGTLLIEAALMAADIAPGLQRDHFGLKACSDFDAGLWKSLLDEAHSRREKGLATLGPIRGHDADKKAVRSAIANIQRAGLQAHIHAETRELAETGSLPAALCEAETGLLITNPPYGERISTQGSLRELHAELGRLLRKQLPHWQAAVFTGNPDMMLYQGGIARKVIDLFNGPLECQLFLYAAEAKQNREGATMFANRLRKNLKKFRRWAGREGIDCYRVYDADLPEYAVAIDLYHSDQRYVYVQEYAAPATIEPLLALQRLQAAFSVLTEVLEVPAAHIWFRQRRRQQGSAQYTRVSESHRFHEVHEGPCRLWVNFTDYIDTGLFLDHRITRKLIGEQANGKRFLNLFCYTATATVHAALGGATETCSVDMSKTYLDWARRNFVLNGMNTDKHELVRANCVEWLEQAAADKNQQFDLIFMDPPTFSNSKRMDMTFDVQRDHVMLIKSAMSILAPGGELMFSNNFRKFRLDEKALKDFEIEDISSRTIPEDFARRTNIHRCWRIRHAKRAE from the coding sequence ATGAAAATCTTTGTCAGTGCGCCGCGTGGCACCATTCGTCTGCTCAAGCGGGAATGTCAGGATTGCGGCGCCACCGAGGTGACCTCGGTGCCCGGTGGGCTCGATTGTGAGGTCACCCGGGAGGCCCTGTACCGTATCTGCCTGTGGTCGCGAGTGGCCAATCGGGTGTTTTTGCCGATTGACAGCTTCAAGGCCGAGACGACCGATGCCCTGTATGCCGGTGCCCGACAGATTGAATGGGACAAGATCTTCCCGGTGAGCACGCGCTTCGCCGTCGACTGCACGCTGGTGCAGGCCGACATTGATCACAGCCACTTTGCCGCGCTACGGGTCAAGGATGCCATCGTGGATTTTTTCCGCGACAAGTACGATGAGCGCCCCTCCGTGGATACCGAGCAGCCGGATATTCGCATCAATGTCTTCATTAAGCGTAAGAGCGCACAGGTAGCGCTGGACATGTCGGGCGGCAGCCTGCATCGGCGGGGTTACCGTGAGGCGGGTGGTGAGGCACCACTGAAAGAAAATCTCGCTGCGGCGCTGTTGATGTTTGCCGGCTGGCCAAAACAGCAGGCCCTGTTTGACCCAATGTGCGGCAGCGGCACCCTGCTCATCGAGGCCGCCCTGATGGCAGCCGATATTGCACCGGGTTTACAGCGTGATCATTTTGGTCTGAAGGCCTGTAGTGATTTTGATGCCGGGTTGTGGAAGAGCCTGCTCGACGAGGCACACAGCCGCCGTGAAAAGGGCCTCGCTACGCTGGGGCCGATCCGCGGACACGATGCCGACAAGAAGGCCGTACGCTCGGCGATTGCGAATATTCAACGTGCCGGTCTGCAGGCCCATATCCATGCCGAGACCCGCGAGTTGGCCGAGACCGGCAGCCTGCCCGCTGCACTGTGTGAGGCCGAGACAGGCCTGCTGATCACCAACCCGCCTTACGGTGAACGTATCAGCACCCAGGGCAGCCTGCGCGAGCTACATGCCGAGTTGGGGCGCTTATTACGCAAGCAGCTACCGCACTGGCAGGCGGCGGTGTTTACCGGCAACCCGGACATGATGCTTTACCAGGGCGGCATTGCGCGTAAGGTCATTGATCTGTTCAACGGCCCGCTCGAGTGTCAGCTGTTTCTCTATGCTGCTGAGGCAAAACAGAACCGCGAGGGTGCGACGATGTTTGCCAACCGCCTGCGCAAGAACCTGAAAAAGTTCAGGCGCTGGGCCGGGCGCGAAGGGATTGATTGCTACCGTGTCTATGATGCCGACCTGCCGGAATACGCCGTGGCCATCGACCTTTACCACAGTGACCAGCGTTATGTTTACGTGCAGGAATACGCCGCGCCCGCGACAATTGAACCCCTGCTTGCCCTGCAACGGCTGCAAGCCGCCTTTTCGGTTTTGACTGAGGTGCTGGAGGTGCCTGCCGCGCATATCTGGTTCCGCCAGCGTCGTCGTCAGCAGGGCAGCGCGCAATACACGCGCGTCTCTGAAAGTCATCGTTTTCATGAGGTACATGAAGGCCCGTGTCGGTTATGGGTGAACTTTACCGACTATATCGATACCGGCCTGTTTCTCGACCATCGCATTACCCGTAAATTGATTGGCGAACAGGCCAATGGCAAACGTTTCCTCAACCTGTTTTGTTATACCGCTACGGCCACGGTGCATGCCGCCCTCGGCGGGGCAACAGAAACCTGTTCGGTTGATATGTCCAAGACCTACCTTGACTGGGCGCGGCGTAACTTTGTCCTCAACGGCATGAATACGGACAAGCACGAACTGGTACGCGCCAACTGTGTCGAGTGGCTGGAGCAGGCCGCCGCAGATAAAAACCAGCAGTTTGACCTGATCTTCATGGACCCGCCGACCTTTTCCAACTCCAAGCGCATGGACATGACCTTCGATGTGCAGCGTGACCACGTCATGCTGATCAAATCGGCCATGTCTATCCTTGCCCCCGGGGGGGAGTTGATGTTCTCCAATAACTTTCGTAAATTCCGCCTCGATGAAAAGGCGCTAAAGGATTTCGAGATAGAAGACATCTCATCACGCACAATCCCTGAGGACTTTGCCCGACGCACTAACATCCACCGTTGCTGGCGTATTCGTCATGCAAAGCGGGCTGAATGA
- the pth gene encoding aminoacyl-tRNA hydrolase, protein MSRITLIVGLGNPGTEYEATRHNAGFWFIDELARQAGVELRKDTKFHGLVGKADLHGNTVWLLKPDTFMNRSGQSVSALASYYKIPVEEILVAHDELDFDPGVVKLKRGGGHAGHNGLRDIISAMGSKEFLRLRIGIGHPGNAKQVSDFVLTRPSNADRQAIDDAVYEAQRIMSALLDGDVEKAMRELH, encoded by the coding sequence ATGTCGCGTATTACGCTTATCGTTGGGCTCGGCAATCCCGGGACTGAATACGAAGCGACGCGGCACAATGCCGGTTTCTGGTTTATAGACGAGCTTGCCCGTCAGGCCGGTGTCGAGTTACGTAAAGACACTAAGTTTCATGGTCTGGTCGGTAAAGCCGACCTGCACGGTAATACCGTCTGGCTGCTGAAGCCGGACACCTTTATGAACCGCAGTGGTCAGTCTGTTTCTGCACTGGCTAGTTACTACAAGATCCCTGTCGAAGAAATATTAGTTGCCCACGATGAACTGGACTTTGACCCCGGTGTGGTCAAGCTCAAGCGTGGCGGCGGACATGCAGGGCATAATGGCCTGCGCGATATTATCAGTGCGATGGGCAGTAAAGAGTTTTTACGTCTGCGTATCGGCATTGGTCATCCCGGCAATGCAAAACAGGTGTCTGACTTTGTGCTGACGCGGCCATCAAATGCCGATCGACAGGCGATAGATGATGCCGTTTACGAGGCACAGCGTATCATGTCGGCTTTGCTCGATGGCGACGTTGAGAAGGCCATGCGCGAGCTGCATTGA
- the gloA gene encoding lactoylglutathione lyase gives MRLLHTMLRVGDLPRSINFYTEVLGMKLLRQKDYPEGKFTLAFVGYGDEKNNTALELTHNWETSSYDIGSGFGHLAIEVDDVYKATDEIRGRGGKILRDAGPMNAGTTIIAFVEDPDGYQIELIGKK, from the coding sequence ATGCGACTCTTACACACCATGCTCCGCGTTGGCGACCTGCCACGTTCTATCAATTTTTATACCGAAGTGCTGGGGATGAAACTGCTACGCCAGAAAGATTATCCCGAGGGCAAGTTCACCCTGGCCTTTGTCGGTTACGGGGATGAAAAAAACAACACAGCGCTCGAACTGACCCATAACTGGGAGACGAGTAGTTACGATATCGGTTCGGGTTTTGGTCATTTGGCGATCGAGGTCGATGACGTCTACAAGGCCACCGATGAGATCCGTGGCCGTGGTGGAAAAATATTGCGCGACGCAGGACCAATGAATGCCGGCACGACCATCATCGCCTTCGTCGAAGACCCGGATGGTTACCAGATTGAGCTAATCGGCAAAAAGTAA
- a CDS encoding GIY-YIG nuclease family protein, whose translation MPDPADWFVYIVQCADRSLYTGITTELLRRIEEHNSSPNGARYTRARRPVQLVYFECSDCRSTASQREHALKRLSPAAKRQLVVASARDCQQLLQGLYPEAPPITPLAG comes from the coding sequence ATGCCTGATCCTGCGGACTGGTTTGTCTACATTGTTCAATGCGCCGACCGCAGCCTCTATACCGGTATCACCACGGAGCTGTTACGCCGAATCGAAGAACATAACAGCAGCCCCAACGGTGCGCGTTATACACGTGCCCGCCGCCCAGTACAGCTGGTCTATTTCGAATGCAGCGACTGCCGTTCCACCGCCAGCCAGCGCGAACACGCCCTGAAGCGCCTTAGCCCCGCGGCGAAACGCCAGCTGGTCGTCGCCTCGGCCCGTGATTGCCAACAGCTTTTACAGGGGCTCTACCCCGAGGCGCCCCCCATCACCCCCCTCGCGGGCTGA
- a CDS encoding ABC transporter permease, whose protein sequence is MTGVEKYIAFKTIVIREFLRFIRIWVQTVLPPAITTVLYFIIFGNLIGAQIGDMEGFRYIDYIVPGLIMMSVITNSYANVVSSFYGSKFQHNIEEMLVSPVPNYIILTGYVSGGVARGIVVGMVVTVVSFFFSDLQLHNIWVLLSVFVLTSILFSLAGFINGAYAQSFDDISIIPTFVLTPLTYLGGVFYSISLLPEFWQTASLANPILYMVNAFRYGFLGVSDINLTASYAIIISFIIILYFYSLNLLNKGHGIRT, encoded by the coding sequence ATGACCGGCGTCGAGAAATATATCGCGTTTAAAACCATTGTCATCCGTGAGTTCCTGCGCTTCATTCGTATCTGGGTGCAGACGGTGCTGCCACCGGCAATTACTACCGTGCTGTACTTTATTATTTTTGGCAATTTGATTGGCGCGCAGATTGGTGACATGGAAGGCTTTCGCTACATAGACTACATTGTCCCGGGTCTGATCATGATGTCGGTGATCACAAATTCCTATGCCAACGTGGTGTCGTCGTTCTACGGTTCGAAGTTTCAGCACAACATCGAAGAAATGCTGGTCTCACCAGTCCCGAATTATATCATCCTCACCGGTTATGTATCCGGCGGTGTGGCGCGCGGCATCGTCGTTGGCATGGTGGTGACGGTCGTGTCTTTCTTTTTCAGTGACCTGCAATTACATAATATCTGGGTGTTGTTGAGTGTCTTCGTCCTGACCTCGATCCTGTTTTCACTGGCAGGTTTTATCAATGGCGCCTATGCACAGAGCTTTGATGATATCTCCATTATCCCGACCTTTGTCCTCACGCCGTTGACCTATCTCGGCGGGGTGTTTTATTCCATCAGCCTGTTGCCCGAATTCTGGCAAACCGCCTCGCTGGCGAACCCGATCCTGTATATGGTTAACGCCTTTCGTTACGGTTTTCTCGGTGTCAGTGATATCAACCTGACGGCCTCCTACGCCATTATTATCAGTTTTATTATTATTCTGTATTTCTACAGCCTGAACCTGCTGAACAAGGGCCACGGCATCCGTACCTGA
- a CDS encoding SseB family protein — protein MNAEDFAPKTEIEKKLVDAQEGRLSSEDFMQELLDATLFLPVYDDSVSGIPLSDKTRPISIELEDGTQIMVVFTSPDRAGEFLEQAPGQSGGILESFRWIVEHAGTGVGISINPGWDFGLDIEPEMVAQLSPQ, from the coding sequence ATGAACGCAGAAGATTTTGCCCCGAAGACCGAGATTGAAAAAAAACTCGTTGATGCCCAGGAGGGTCGCCTCTCCAGCGAGGACTTTATGCAGGAGCTGCTAGATGCCACCCTGTTCCTGCCGGTGTATGACGACAGCGTCAGTGGTATCCCGCTCTCGGACAAGACCCGGCCCATATCGATAGAACTCGAAGACGGCACCCAGATCATGGTCGTTTTCACCAGCCCGGATCGCGCCGGGGAATTTCTCGAGCAGGCCCCGGGGCAGTCTGGCGGCATTCTCGAGTCGTTCCGTTGGATCGTCGAACACGCCGGCACCGGCGTCGGCATCAGTATCAACCCCGGCTGGGACTTCGGCCTCGATATCGAACCGGAAATGGTTGCCCAGCTTAGCCCGCAGTAG
- the ychF gene encoding redox-regulated ATPase YchF, producing MGIKCGIVGLPNVGKSTLFNALTKAGIQAENYPFCTIEPNVGVVPVPDARQDKLAELVSPERILPTTMEFVDIAGLVAGASKGEGLGNKFLANIRETDAIAHVVRCFEDVDVLRHGDAKVDPLSDIEIINTELALADMDSVEKAINKAQKVAKSGDKTASAYVALLEKVKAQLDEAKPVRTMGLDADERRQLYDLHLLTIKPTMYIANVSEDGFENNPLLDAVIKFAEEEGAPVVPICASIESEIAELEDDEAQEFLAEIGQEEAGLNRVIRAGYALLGLHTYFTAGVKEVRAWTVKVGATAPQAAGVIHTDFEKGFIRAEVVAYNDFIKYKGEAGAKEAGKWRLEGKDYIVKDGDVMHFRFNV from the coding sequence ATGGGTATTAAATGTGGCATCGTGGGTCTGCCAAATGTTGGCAAATCGACCCTGTTCAACGCACTGACCAAGGCCGGTATCCAGGCCGAGAACTATCCATTCTGCACCATTGAACCGAATGTTGGTGTCGTGCCGGTACCCGACGCGCGCCAGGATAAACTGGCCGAACTGGTATCACCCGAGCGTATCCTGCCAACGACTATGGAGTTTGTTGATATCGCCGGGCTGGTTGCCGGGGCCTCGAAAGGTGAAGGCCTGGGTAACAAGTTTCTTGCCAACATTCGTGAGACCGATGCCATCGCCCATGTGGTGCGTTGTTTTGAAGATGTTGATGTTCTGCGTCATGGTGATGCCAAGGTCGACCCTCTGTCTGATATTGAAATCATCAATACCGAACTGGCACTGGCTGATATGGACAGTGTCGAGAAGGCCATCAACAAGGCGCAAAAGGTCGCCAAGTCCGGTGACAAGACGGCATCTGCGTATGTGGCGCTGCTGGAGAAGGTCAAGGCGCAGCTCGACGAGGCCAAACCGGTGCGCACGATGGGCCTGGATGCTGATGAACGTCGGCAACTGTATGATCTGCACCTGCTGACGATAAAGCCGACCATGTACATTGCCAATGTCAGCGAAGACGGTTTTGAAAATAATCCGCTGCTTGATGCCGTGATCAAGTTTGCAGAAGAAGAAGGCGCACCGGTGGTTCCCATTTGTGCCTCGATTGAATCCGAGATCGCCGAACTGGAAGATGACGAGGCGCAGGAGTTTCTCGCCGAGATCGGCCAGGAAGAGGCGGGCCTGAACCGTGTGATTCGTGCCGGTTATGCCTTACTTGGTCTGCATACGTATTTCACCGCCGGCGTTAAAGAGGTGCGTGCCTGGACGGTCAAGGTGGGCGCCACGGCACCGCAGGCCGCCGGGGTGATCCATACTGATTTTGAAAAAGGCTTTATCCGTGCCGAGGTCGTTGCCTATAACGATTTCATTAAGTACAAGGGCGAGGCGGGCGCCAAGGAAGCCGGCAAGTGGCGCCTGGAAGGCAAGGATTATATCGTCAAGGATGGCGATGTTATGCACTTTCGTTTTAACGTTTAG
- the greB gene encoding transcription elongation factor GreB, producing the protein MGRYRPPQPKSSAYITRPGHDRLDEELKALWLKRREVTAALSAAAAEGDRSENAEYIYRKKQLREMDRRIRYLQKRLDELVVVDRPPTNPQQVFFGAWVELEDERGEQVTYRIVGPDEFDVEKGWISMDSPVARALMKKTVDDEVSVRRPDGVVHYVITDIHYTDE; encoded by the coding sequence ATGGGTCGTTACCGTCCACCACAGCCGAAAAGCTCGGCCTATATTACCCGACCGGGCCATGACCGTCTGGACGAGGAACTCAAGGCCTTGTGGCTGAAACGTCGAGAGGTCACTGCGGCCCTGTCTGCCGCCGCTGCCGAGGGTGACCGTTCCGAGAACGCCGAGTATATCTACCGCAAGAAACAATTGCGTGAAATGGATCGGCGTATCCGCTATCTGCAAAAGCGCCTCGACGAACTGGTGGTGGTCGACAGGCCGCCCACCAATCCGCAACAGGTGTTTTTCGGCGCCTGGGTCGAACTGGAAGATGAACGGGGTGAACAGGTGACCTACCGAATTGTCGGCCCCGACGAGTTTGACGTGGAAAAGGGCTGGATCAGTATGGACTCGCCGGTGGCGCGTGCGCTGATGAAAAAGACCGTCGATGACGAGGTCAGTGTGCGGCGTCCGGATGGGGTGGTGCACTATGTGATCACCGACATCCACTATACGGATGAATAA
- a CDS encoding PDC sensor domain-containing protein yields the protein MNALQQAIIAKKNALATIVDQPLEALAARCAEVWPDADALDAVLVEGHKTIPYAHLLFTLNINGVQLSSNVEPNKVDTGWRNRDQSKRPYLMKNLPYRGVMLSSVYLSLRTFKQCITALHAVTRDGELLGFVAADFSVSDLPEQPLADKEEFHWTQFRGDPAVRGTVFLQQRVPSLFDAHIDEVLGLIEALMTDHGVFHSKVHFSSGRCSLWLMDDPYSYRIHSVDEIIDPDICLAYPLYDYPVAAKIPQEKIHDILEQFKKLRFADETIYLRSSSINIMNGILGLTFSCDGSHYMPWDEFLRRDMGFWLGTGNTK from the coding sequence ATGAATGCCCTACAACAAGCCATTATTGCCAAGAAAAATGCGCTTGCGACCATTGTTGATCAACCGCTAGAGGCGCTCGCCGCGCGTTGTGCCGAGGTCTGGCCGGATGCCGATGCCCTCGATGCCGTGCTCGTCGAGGGGCACAAAACGATCCCCTATGCCCACCTGCTGTTTACCCTGAATATTAACGGTGTTCAGTTAAGCTCGAACGTCGAGCCCAATAAGGTCGATACCGGCTGGCGCAACCGCGACCAGTCCAAGCGCCCCTACCTGATGAAGAACCTGCCCTATCGAGGGGTCATGTTGTCATCGGTCTACCTGAGTCTGCGCACCTTCAAACAATGTATTACGGCCCTGCACGCGGTGACCCGGGATGGCGAATTGCTTGGTTTTGTCGCCGCCGACTTTTCGGTCAGCGACCTGCCTGAACAACCGCTTGCCGATAAAGAGGAATTTCACTGGACCCAGTTTCGTGGTGACCCGGCCGTGCGCGGCACCGTCTTCCTGCAGCAGCGGGTCCCAAGCCTGTTTGACGCACATATTGATGAGGTGCTCGGTCTGATTGAAGCACTCATGACCGACCACGGGGTATTTCACAGCAAGGTGCACTTTTCCAGTGGCCGCTGTTCGTTGTGGTTGATGGATGACCCTTACAGTTATCGTATTCACAGTGTCGATGAGATCATCGATCCGGATATCTGCCTGGCCTACCCGTTATATGATTACCCGGTTGCGGCGAAGATCCCGCAGGAAAAAATCCATGATATTCTCGAACAGTTCAAAAAGCTGCGCTTTGCCGATGAAACGATCTACCTGCGCTCGAGTTCCATCAATATTATGAATGGCATCCTTGGCCTGACCTTCTCCTGTGATGGCTCGCACTACATGCCCTGGGACGAATTCCTTAGACGAGATATGGGCTTCTGGCTCGGTACCGGCAACACGAAATAA
- a CDS encoding cyclic nucleotide-binding domain-containing protein: MHQTAHQLDPDSLRRLQPLGSLTETDLRRICDCAQLLHLQPGEALTMQDQTPRFLDYLISGEVELCRGRHTRLRIQQHSSQARRPLHDSLSQYEHIAARTRCTLLRIDQEQLERLLQSNWQAGYDIEELHVDSDMHAMSHLLQNRCLLALPPDNIESVMALMQSIEVQAGETIIWQGEYDDGYYTVLNGHCRVSRRPHALGDDIRLAELGPGASFGEEALITGSARNATISMLTDGVLMRLDKKYFLRYVVNELIHCHDYRGMLDKLRQGAKLIDVRSADEHGRNGYGLHIPLPLLRLRLQKLGKGREYVFCCSDGQLSTAAAFIALQQGFTASVLKGGLRTVPREYLSRYC; this comes from the coding sequence ATGCATCAGACAGCGCACCAACTTGACCCGGACAGCCTGCGCAGGCTGCAACCCCTGGGGTCATTAACGGAGACCGACCTACGTCGGATCTGCGATTGCGCACAGCTGCTCCATCTACAGCCCGGTGAGGCCCTGACGATGCAGGACCAGACACCACGTTTTCTTGATTACCTTATCAGTGGTGAGGTAGAGCTCTGTCGCGGGCGACATACCCGCCTGCGCATTCAACAGCACAGTAGCCAGGCCCGCCGTCCCCTGCATGACAGTCTGAGCCAGTACGAGCACATCGCGGCCCGCACCCGCTGTACCCTGTTGCGTATCGATCAGGAACAACTTGAGCGCCTGCTACAAAGCAACTGGCAGGCGGGGTATGACATTGAGGAATTGCATGTCGATAGTGACATGCATGCCATGAGTCACCTGTTACAAAACCGTTGCCTGCTGGCCCTGCCGCCAGACAATATCGAAAGTGTTATGGCACTGATGCAAAGTATCGAGGTGCAGGCCGGCGAGACCATTATCTGGCAGGGGGAATATGATGATGGTTATTATACCGTTCTCAATGGCCACTGCCGTGTCAGCCGTCGCCCGCACGCGCTGGGCGACGATATCCGACTGGCCGAACTTGGTCCCGGTGCCAGTTTTGGTGAAGAGGCCCTGATCACGGGCTCGGCACGCAATGCCACGATCAGCATGCTCACCGATGGTGTGCTCATGCGCCTGGATAAAAAATATTTCCTGCGCTATGTGGTCAACGAATTAATCCATTGCCACGATTACCGCGGCATGCTCGACAAACTGCGCCAGGGTGCCAAGTTGATTGATGTGCGCAGTGCGGATGAACACGGACGTAATGGCTATGGCCTGCATATCCCGCTGCCACTGCTGCGCCTGCGTCTGCAGAAACTCGGCAAAGGACGTGAGTATGTGTTTTGTTGTAGTGATGGGCAGCTGTCGACGGCTGCGGCGTTTATCGCCCTGCAGCAGGGCTTCACGGCCAGTGTCCTGAAAGGCGGGCTCCGGACGGTGCCACGTGAATACCTGAGCCGTTATTGCTGA
- a CDS encoding phosphate/phosphite/phosphonate ABC transporter substrate-binding protein: protein MPQTPVQAMAARYLLTVCLVLFTHQAGAGQVHQYTVSVVPQQDPFVIQRNWNPLLKALSLRTGMQFTLLIARSIPEFEVELGKGVADFAYMNPFHAILSRQGQMGYTPLVCNGKEALHGVLVVHRDSGITSLQQLDGQEVVFPSPNAFAASLYMRALLTNKEGIHIKPRYVDTHANVYRNVLYTRAVAGGGVDKTLHQENQGMQKQLHVLYKTPSSVPHPFSAHTRIPTVLAQRVQQALLDIWKDRNERELLKRVQLNAPRIADYQRDYAPLEALGLEKFARRRATPKR, encoded by the coding sequence ATGCCTCAAACACCTGTACAAGCCATGGCCGCCCGTTACCTGCTGACAGTTTGCCTGGTCTTGTTCACCCATCAGGCCGGGGCTGGGCAGGTACACCAGTACACGGTCTCGGTCGTTCCACAGCAGGACCCCTTTGTCATACAACGCAACTGGAACCCCTTGCTCAAGGCCTTGTCACTACGCACCGGTATGCAGTTTACACTGCTCATTGCCCGGTCAATCCCGGAATTTGAAGTCGAGCTCGGCAAGGGTGTGGCCGACTTTGCCTATATGAACCCCTTTCATGCCATTCTCAGTCGGCAAGGGCAGATGGGCTATACGCCGCTGGTCTGTAATGGCAAAGAGGCATTGCACGGTGTGCTGGTCGTGCACCGGGACAGTGGAATCACGTCGCTGCAACAACTCGATGGTCAGGAAGTCGTCTTCCCGTCACCGAATGCCTTTGCTGCCTCCCTGTACATGCGTGCCCTACTTACCAACAAGGAAGGTATACACATCAAACCACGCTATGTCGATACCCATGCCAATGTCTACCGCAATGTCCTCTATACACGTGCCGTAGCCGGCGGCGGTGTTGACAAGACCTTGCATCAGGAAAACCAGGGCATGCAGAAACAATTACATGTGCTCTACAAGACACCGAGCTCGGTCCCACACCCGTTTAGCGCCCACACGCGTATACCCACCGTACTTGCACAACGTGTACAACAGGCGCTACTGGATATCTGGAAAGACAGGAACGAACGAGAACTGCTCAAGCGAGTGCAGCTAAATGCCCCGCGCATCGCTGATTACCAGCGAGACTATGCCCCGCTGGAGGCCCTGGGCCTGGAGAAATTTGCCCGTCGCCGGGCGACGCCTAAACGTTAA
- a CDS encoding ABC transporter ATP-binding protein, with amino-acid sequence MTTALYIEGLCKTYNNGFEALKGISLEVAEGDFYALLGPNGAGKSTTIGIISSLVNKTAGTIRIFGDDIDVDFPRARTHLGLVPQEFNFNVFEPVEEILINQAGFYGIPRHVATPRAERYLRKLGLWEKRHNMARNLSGGMKRRLMIARALMHEPRLLILDEPTAGVDIEIRHTMWQFLREINAAGTTIILTTHYLEEAESLCRNIGIIDHGTLIENTSMRKLLGRLQQETFVLDLGDPLTSVPEVKDCELHLIDDYTLEVILPRDQAVNELFSYLTEHGIKVLSMRNKTNRLEQLFMEMVENSDARQEAS; translated from the coding sequence ATGACAACGGCGTTATACATAGAAGGTCTGTGCAAGACTTATAATAATGGCTTTGAGGCCCTCAAGGGCATCAGCCTCGAGGTGGCCGAGGGGGACTTTTATGCCCTGCTCGGGCCGAATGGCGCGGGCAAGTCCACTACCATCGGTATCATCAGTTCGCTGGTTAACAAGACCGCCGGCACGATCCGTATCTTCGGTGATGATATCGATGTCGATTTCCCCCGGGCGCGCACCCACCTCGGGCTGGTACCGCAGGAATTTAATTTCAACGTCTTTGAGCCGGTCGAGGAGATCCTGATCAACCAGGCCGGCTTCTATGGCATCCCACGGCATGTTGCGACACCACGTGCCGAACGCTACCTGCGCAAGCTGGGTCTGTGGGAGAAGCGCCACAACATGGCCAGGAATCTCTCCGGGGGCATGAAGCGCCGTCTGATGATCGCGCGTGCCCTCATGCACGAGCCACGCCTGCTGATCCTCGATGAGCCGACCGCTGGCGTCGATATCGAGATCCGTCATACGATGTGGCAGTTCCTGCGCGAGATTAATGCCGCCGGCACGACCATTATTCTCACCACGCACTATCTGGAAGAGGCCGAGAGCCTGTGCCGAAATATAGGCATCATTGATCACGGCACCCTGATCGAGAACACCAGTATGCGCAAGTTACTCGGCCGCCTGCAGCAGGAGACCTTTGTCCTCGACCTGGGGGACCCGCTGACCAGCGTGCCCGAGGTGAAGGACTGTGAGCTGCATCTTATCGATGACTATACGCTGGAGGTCATATTGCCACGTGATCAGGCCGTCAACGAATTGTTCAGCTACCTGACCGAACACGGCATCAAGGTGCTGAGTATGCGCAATAAAACCAATCGCCTCGAACAGTTGTTCATGGAAATGGTTGAGAACAGCGACGCACGCCAGGAGGCCTCATGA